ACTGGCCCATGCCAAAATGCTCAAGGCCATCTCTTATGCTAAGGTTAAAACCGACTCTGTGGATGCGCATATGCTCGCCGAGCTGTTGCGCACTGGACTGGTTCCGGAAAGCTGGAAATCCGAAAAGCGGCAACGAGAACTTCGTGAATTGACCCGGGCTCGACTTCGGTGGATTCTTAAACGAAATCAGTTCCAAAACTTTACTTACAGTATTGCTACACGTTACAACCTGACGGTAAAATCCTCCGACTGGCGAAATGTCAGAAATTTACGCATGTCTCTCAGGAATCATCTTCCGGATGAAGCATGGCTGGAGGCAAGTCTGAGCATCGACCAGGTCATAGAGATGCAGAATTCCATAGATCGGATTGAAAAAGCCATTGACCGGCAACTCTGGTACCGTGAAGAAGTTAAACGATTGATGGAAATTCCGGGTATCGGACCAGTAAGTGCCTGGTCCATTTTGTCTGAAGTCGGTGATATTACCCGTTTTCCTTCCGACAAGCAGTTTGCCAGTTACTGCCGTCTGGTACCGGGCAGCAATGACAGTGGAGGAAAGCAACGCCATAAAACCGGTTCCAAAGATGGCAACAAGTATCTGAAAATTGCCTTTGGCCAAGCGGCAATTGGGGCTTATACGAATTACGGTGAGGTGAAGAAGTTTTATAACAAGCTCA
Above is a window of Natronogracilivirga saccharolytica DNA encoding:
- a CDS encoding IS110 family transposase — translated: MIHIGIDLHTRNMTLAAVNDNGDLLKLESIRCCSLALDRFFSKISHPAQAVVESTSSWYWLDDWFRHKGITLKLAHAKMLKAISYAKVKTDSVDAHMLAELLRTGLVPESWKSEKRQRELRELTRARLRWILKRNQFQNFTYSIATRYNLTVKSSDWRNVRNLRMSLRNHLPDEAWLEASLSIDQVIEMQNSIDRIEKAIDRQLWYREEVKRLMEIPGIGPVSAWSILSEVGDITRFPSDKQFASYCRLVPGSNDSGGKQRHKTGSKDGNKYLKIAFGQAAIGAYTNYGEVKKFYNKLRRRKGPKVARTIVAKELSRIVWYVLAKNQPYKGFKGQMTKKSKSYSWPHPVSP